The following are encoded in a window of Limibacter armeniacum genomic DNA:
- a CDS encoding serine hydrolase domain-containing protein — MHRLKQLTLLTAFSLFTYGCVEVHSEGNQQHNLTKDSHAINKEDSLKAAAEAHALELKKSNLDSIFQHIHQYRRFNGTVLVSQKGDVLYKNAFGYKDFSSRAKMESHDIFQLASVSKQFTAMAIMLLKQRGQLDYDESVKKYLPDFPYDESITIRQLLTHRSGLPNYIYVADKKVDDQREPTTNEDMLKFFFEEKPNIYGQPDGRFDYNNSNYFLLSCIVEHVADKPFWQFMNEEFFEPIGMENTFAWNEKQAETHQDKLTTGYSGRRKAFHSYFLDSVLGDKSIYSSAEDLYKWDQAIFGYQIIKKEILEEAFEDSIDKTKSQRNYGFGYRLFHCSDGTKVIWHSGWWRGYATLFVHYPANETTLIVLSNYVNKSYLNLNSVLDLLEIPEFKRV; from the coding sequence ATGCATAGACTAAAGCAACTTACTTTACTAACCGCTTTTTCACTTTTCACTTATGGATGCGTAGAGGTACACTCAGAAGGAAACCAGCAACATAACCTTACTAAAGATAGCCATGCTATCAATAAGGAAGATAGCCTCAAGGCAGCTGCTGAAGCCCACGCACTAGAACTCAAGAAAAGTAATTTAGACTCCATCTTTCAACATATCCACCAATACAGGCGATTCAATGGGACAGTACTCGTATCCCAAAAAGGCGATGTCCTATACAAGAATGCTTTTGGATATAAAGACTTCAGCAGTCGAGCTAAAATGGAAAGTCACGACATTTTCCAACTTGCTTCAGTTTCCAAGCAATTCACAGCCATGGCAATCATGCTGCTGAAACAGCGAGGGCAGTTAGACTATGATGAGTCTGTCAAAAAATACTTACCTGACTTCCCTTACGATGAGAGCATTACCATCCGACAATTGCTGACCCACCGTTCGGGATTGCCTAACTACATTTATGTGGCTGACAAGAAAGTGGATGACCAACGAGAACCAACCACAAATGAAGATATGCTGAAGTTTTTCTTTGAAGAAAAACCTAATATTTACGGTCAGCCAGATGGACGGTTCGATTACAACAACTCCAATTACTTCTTGCTGAGCTGTATCGTGGAGCATGTTGCTGATAAGCCCTTTTGGCAATTTATGAATGAGGAGTTCTTCGAACCTATTGGCATGGAGAATACATTTGCATGGAATGAAAAGCAAGCCGAAACACATCAAGACAAGCTCACAACTGGATACTCAGGAAGACGTAAAGCTTTCCACAGTTATTTTCTAGACTCTGTTCTCGGTGACAAAAGCATCTACTCTTCAGCAGAGGACCTTTACAAATGGGATCAGGCAATCTTCGGGTATCAGATTATCAAAAAAGAGATCCTTGAAGAAGCTTTTGAAGACAGTATAGATAAAACAAAGAGCCAAAGGAACTATGGGTTTGGCTACAGGCTTTTCCATTGTTCAGATGGAACCAAGGTAATCTGGCACAGTGGCTGGTGGAGAGGGTACGCAACATTGTTTGTCCACTACCCTGCCAACGAAACCACATTGATAGTATTGAGCAACTATGTAAACAAAAGCTATTTGAATCTCAACAGCGTACTGGATTTACTTGAAATACCTGAGTTCAAAAGAGTATAA
- a CDS encoding TlpA family protein disulfide reductase has product MMKRQLFLLCLLSMVCLGSCQQSEQKQERPTPLEYISTQAGEVPVYDFKTFEPLLHRQNDTTYVVNFWATWCKPCVEELPAFEQLNTTYKGKPVKVMLVSLDFKEQAEKKLGNFMQKKNIASEVLLLDDPDANAWINKVSEKWSGAIPATVIYKGNDYSFYEQSFDYELLEKELNKKL; this is encoded by the coding sequence ATGATGAAAAGACAATTGTTCTTACTCTGTTTGCTGTCCATGGTTTGTTTAGGAAGCTGTCAGCAGTCGGAACAAAAGCAGGAAAGACCAACACCCCTTGAATATATTTCGACACAGGCAGGTGAGGTTCCTGTATATGATTTTAAAACTTTTGAGCCTTTGTTACACAGGCAGAACGATACGACCTATGTTGTGAATTTTTGGGCAACTTGGTGCAAGCCTTGTGTAGAAGAGTTACCTGCTTTTGAGCAACTGAACACAACTTACAAAGGTAAACCTGTAAAGGTGATGCTGGTAAGCCTTGACTTTAAGGAACAGGCAGAAAAGAAGCTGGGTAATTTTATGCAGAAAAAAAATATAGCATCTGAAGTGCTGCTGCTCGATGATCCCGATGCCAACGCATGGATCAATAAGGTAAGTGAAAAGTGGTCTGGGGCTATTCCTGCAACTGTGATCTACAAAGGGAATGATTATTCTTTTTATGAACAGTCGTTTGACTATGAATTGCTTGAAAAAGAATTGAACAAAAAATTATAA
- a CDS encoding serine hydrolase, with protein sequence MKKMTLLCLAFFVFLNVQAIAQESPTDIILSFLKNNPNKMSLSYSVNGKEYIHYSDDLLVTVGQLSNMVIAVEYARQAAAGKIQPEKPVKISDINVYNLNTNRFNVWTDYLTYTKKLRGGSIRLKDVAAGMISFSSESCADYLIDLLGMENINDNLQKLKLYQHTQIFPIGAADMLCSNPYNSPPELYIDSLYKLSQTDFIDATIKLRETLKKDTVLLNQINYESEHKHEYLSLLSDKAPKSSTQEYVSLAEKINSRNYFSKAEQDHLNYVMEAIPMTSPITSKHFQYCGFMTSANIDMVMAVLYGTDKKGNKVQLACVFSDLSRSEHIDIATNINHFIFDIAENFDHMRKFKSELNNIIRN encoded by the coding sequence ATGAAAAAAATGACACTGCTGTGCTTGGCTTTTTTTGTCTTTTTAAACGTCCAAGCAATTGCTCAGGAAAGTCCAACGGATATTATCCTCTCCTTCCTTAAAAACAATCCCAACAAAATGTCCCTAAGCTATTCAGTCAATGGGAAAGAGTATATCCATTACAGTGATGACCTTTTGGTCACTGTCGGCCAGTTGAGCAATATGGTGATAGCCGTAGAATACGCCCGACAAGCTGCTGCTGGTAAGATCCAGCCAGAAAAGCCTGTTAAAATCAGTGACATTAATGTTTATAACCTCAACACCAACCGCTTCAATGTCTGGACGGACTACCTTACTTATACCAAGAAACTGAGAGGAGGAAGTATCAGGTTAAAGGATGTTGCAGCAGGAATGATTTCGTTCAGCTCTGAATCCTGTGCTGATTACCTGATAGACTTGTTGGGCATGGAAAACATCAACGATAACCTTCAAAAGTTAAAACTGTATCAACATACTCAGATTTTCCCGATTGGTGCCGCTGATATGCTTTGCAGCAATCCTTACAACTCTCCTCCAGAATTGTATATAGACAGCCTTTACAAGCTCTCACAGACAGACTTTATAGATGCTACAATCAAGCTAAGAGAGACACTGAAAAAAGACACTGTACTATTAAATCAGATCAATTACGAGAGTGAGCACAAGCATGAGTACCTGTCATTACTTTCAGACAAAGCGCCTAAATCATCCACTCAGGAATACGTTTCCTTGGCTGAAAAAATCAACAGCCGAAATTACTTTTCCAAAGCGGAACAAGACCACCTCAATTATGTAATGGAGGCAATTCCGATGACCTCCCCTATCACCAGCAAACACTTTCAGTATTGCGGTTTTATGACCAGTGCCAATATTGACATGGTAATGGCAGTTCTTTATGGTACCGACAAAAAAGGAAATAAGGTACAGTTGGCTTGTGTTTTCAGTGACCTATCCAGAAGTGAGCACATTGATATCGCAACCAACATCAACCATTTTATTTTTGACATTGCGGAAAACTTTGACCATATGCGCAAGTTCAAGTCAGAGCTAAACAATATTATCAGAAACTGA
- a CDS encoding helix-turn-helix domain-containing protein, with protein sequence MKPQLTLTPEDRSKLEKLYKYDTSSRVRLRSHAVLLYAQGFNFTQLTEILQVNKIETVSRWIQHWQQHGFSGLYDSKPQQHPRKSFKASEEKKSLIS encoded by the coding sequence ATGAAACCACAACTGACTCTGACACCAGAAGATCGCAGCAAGCTCGAAAAGCTGTATAAGTACGATACCTCCTCACGGGTACGCCTCCGTTCTCATGCAGTCCTGCTTTACGCCCAAGGCTTTAACTTTACACAGTTAACTGAGATCTTGCAAGTGAATAAAATCGAAACGGTTAGCCGTTGGATTCAGCATTGGCAACAGCACGGCTTTTCAGGTCTGTATGATAGCAAGCCACAGCAGCATCCCCGCAAAAGTTTCAAGGCGTCAGAGGAAAAAAAATCATTGATTTCCTAA
- a CDS encoding redoxin domain-containing protein, whose translation MKKVTLILSVAVMAIVGCGKTAEKSADTQEQEVKVATATEASAEETQPAGYSVGDEATDFRLKNIDGTMVSMNDFADAKGFIVIFTCNHCPYAVAYEDRIIELDKQFKDKGYPVIAINPNDPSLQPEDSFDKMKERASDKGFTFPYLFDEGQEVYPVYGATRTPHVYLLNKENNKLVVKYIGAIDNNYKDASKATEKYVADAVEALVSGTEVSVAETKAIGCSIKAQ comes from the coding sequence ATGAAAAAAGTAACATTAATCTTGTCAGTGGCTGTAATGGCAATTGTCGGTTGCGGCAAGACTGCGGAAAAATCTGCAGATACCCAAGAGCAAGAAGTTAAAGTAGCAACAGCAACGGAAGCATCTGCTGAAGAAACTCAGCCTGCTGGATATTCAGTAGGGGATGAGGCTACGGATTTCCGTCTGAAGAATATAGATGGAACAATGGTCTCAATGAATGATTTTGCAGATGCAAAAGGCTTTATTGTCATCTTTACTTGTAACCACTGTCCTTATGCGGTTGCATATGAAGATAGAATTATCGAGCTGGACAAGCAGTTCAAGGACAAGGGATATCCAGTAATTGCGATCAACCCGAATGACCCTTCTCTTCAACCAGAAGACTCATTTGATAAAATGAAGGAGAGAGCATCTGATAAAGGTTTTACATTCCCTTACCTGTTTGATGAAGGTCAGGAAGTTTACCCTGTTTATGGAGCAACAAGAACACCGCATGTTTACCTACTGAATAAGGAAAACAATAAGCTGGTTGTAAAATACATTGGTGCTATTGACAACAATTACAAGGATGCTTCAAAGGCAACTGAAAAGTATGTAGCTGATGCAGTAGAGGCATTGGTTTCAGGTACTGAGGTAAGTGTAGCAGAAACTAAAGCTATTGGGTGTTCGATCAAGGCTCAATAA